The window GTCGCCCAGGGCGAGCTGTGCTCCTCCGCCGACTACCTCGAGGGCTTCGCCGCGTTCAACGAGAAGCGCAAGCCCGTCTTCACCGGTAACTAGAACTACAGAAAGAGCAGCCAGTGACCACTGCATACCTGGTATCAGGCCGCCGCACCCCGGTCGGCCGTTACGGCGGCGCACTGTCGTCCGTGCGTCCCGACGATCTCGCGGCGCTGACCATCAAGGCCGTCATCGAGGACGCCGGCATCGACCCGGCGGCCGTCGACGAGGTGATCCTCGGCAACGCCAACGGCGCCGGTGAGGAGAACCGCAACGTCGCCCGCATGGCCTGGCTGCTGGCGGGCTACCCGGACACCGTCCCGGGCATCACCGTCAACCGTCTCTGCGCGTCCGGCATGTCGGCCATCGCCATGGCCACCGCCCTGGTGGAGTCCGGCCAGGCCGACGTCGTCGTCGCCGGTGGCGTCGAGTCGATGTCGCGGGCCCCGTGGGTCGTCGAGAAGCCGACGACCGCCTTCGCGAAGCCCGGTGAGGCCTTCGACACCGCCATCGGCTGGCGCTTCGTCAACCCGAAGTTCGCCGCCCAGGACAAGATGACGTACTCCATGCCGGAGACCGCGGAGGAGGTCGCGCGCGTCTGCGACATCTCGCGCGCCGACGCCGACGCCTTCGCCGTCCAGTCCCAGGCCCGCGCCCTGGCGGCCATCGAGGCCGGCCACTTCCGCTCCGAGATCGTCCCCGTCGAGATCACCGACCGGAAGGGCAACGTCACGCTCGTCGACACCG of the Corynebacterium humireducens NBRC 106098 = DSM 45392 genome contains:
- a CDS encoding thiolase family protein, which translates into the protein MTTAYLVSGRRTPVGRYGGALSSVRPDDLAALTIKAVIEDAGIDPAAVDEVILGNANGAGEENRNVARMAWLLAGYPDTVPGITVNRLCASGMSAIAMATALVESGQADVVVAGGVESMSRAPWVVEKPTTAFAKPGEAFDTAIGWRFVNPKFAAQDKMTYSMPETAEEVARVCDISRADADAFAVQSQARALAAIEAGHFRSEIVPVEITDRKGNVTLVDTDEGPRPGTTPEVLAKLRPVVKGGEVVTAGNSSTLNDGASAILVVSEAAVEKYGLRPRARVVANANAGLAPEVMGLGPIPATRKVLERAGWNLGSVDAVEINEAFATQSLAVIRELELDQNKVNAWGGAIALGHPLGSSGSRITITLLNRLEQEGGQRGIATLCIGVGQGSAIAIERV